A region from the Phaseolus vulgaris cultivar G19833 unplaced genomic scaffold, P. vulgaris v2.0 scaffold_20, whole genome shotgun sequence genome encodes:
- the LOC137817202 gene encoding uncharacterized protein — protein MTALSRFVSARGDKGHPYFQCLRRNNRFIWTRECEEVFLKLKEYLASPPVLCKPQLGTPLRLYFAVTERAISLVLVKEQEQVQKPIYFVSKVLQGPEIRYQALEKATLAMVFSARRLRHYFQSFTVMVMTDLPIRKVLQKPDVAGRMVRWTMELSELDVQYEPRGPIKGQVYADFVVELSSADAPQEEANFRWVLSVDGSSNQQGGGAGIILEGPNGLLIEKTLRFAFKANNNQAEYKALIAGMLLAKEIGAQSLLAKSDSLLVTSQVTGEYQAKDPQMAAYLGYVQILKRSFAVFELVHVPKEQNARVDLLAKLASSGKGVGRGPSCKKP, from the coding sequence atgacCGCTCTGTCCAGATTTGTATCAGCTAGAGGAGACAAGGGTCACCCTTACTTCCAGTGTCTGaggaggaacaacaggttcatCTGGACCAGAGAATGCGAAGAGGTGTTCCTCAAGTTGAAAGAGTACCTGGCCAGTCCCCCAGTGTTGTGTAAGCCACAACTGGGTACTCCACTTCGactgtatttcgctgtgacggagCGGGCGATCAGTTTGGTCCTTGTAAAAGAGCAGGAACAGGTGCAGAAACCCATATACTTTGTaagcaaagtattgcaagggccCGAGATAAGATaccaggccctggaaaaggcaaCCTTAGCCATGGTATTCTCAGCCAGGAGACTCCGCCATTATTTCCAGAGCTTTACAGTAATGGTGATGACAGACCTACCTATCCGCAAGGTGCTACAGAAACCGGAcgtggcaggaaggatggtacGATGGACAATGGAACTTTCGGAGTTAGATgtccagtacgagccccgaggacctaTCAAGGGCCAAGTTTACGCAGATtttgtggtagagctctcctcggcagATGCACCCCAAGAGGAAGCCAACTTCCGGTGGGTGCTCTCTGTAGACGGGTCCTCTAACCAACAAGGCGGTGGGGCAGGtatcatcttggagggaccgaACGGGCTTTTAATTGAGAAAACCCTAcggttcgccttcaaggccaACAACAATCAGGCAGAGTACAAGGCCCTCATCGCGGGCATGCTGTTGGCGAAGGAGATAGGAGCACAGAGCCTGTTGGCAAAGAGCGACTCCCTATTAGTCACAAGTCAGGTGACTGGAGAGTACCAGGCCAAGGACCCTCAGATGGCCGCATACCTAGGGTACGTCCAAATTTTGAAGAGGTCATTCGCGGTGTtcgagctggtgcatgtcccaaaagaacagaatgcccgagttgacttgctagctaagctcgccagttcaggcaagggggtaggcagaggaccgtcatgcaagaaaccctga
- the LOC137817215 gene encoding probable serine/threonine-protein kinase PBL25, producing the protein MNCFPCCAPKKSLSKREHEPPPPEPVPVKAPEMKKQKSDDQMTVDPENIKVKAFTFRELATATKNFRQDCLLDEGGFGRLYKGIIPATGQIVAVMQLDRNGIGKEFLGDVAELSMLQHENLVNIIGYCSDGDQRLLVYELFAGRTLENRLFENKADEGPLSWYDRMKVVAGASKGLEYLHESADPPIIFRDMKASSILVDNEFNAKLRDVGMAKLSGADKMNNGPPRLMGTYGYCAPEYVRAGQVSMKSDVYSFGVILLELITGRRAVDTTRPNEEQNLVAWATPLFRDPKRYPDMADPVLNKNFPAKDLNQVVAIASMCLQEEAEARPLISDVVTALSFLSAAPVAAPRKSSAGESDGEAVSRKGSRRSSVDSQHGSDGQLPPAMSSKPSRKSSSRSRKGTDSGDGSVSSSSGKSPGDLSHKSSKKSSLKLLSQKISEKSSEEDLNRKSSKKSSTKDLSQKKSSKKSSILGHKSSKKSSSRVSSHKSSKDSDDGSISSSCRSSSVASDDDVSERSSIRLADSINNSRRTEDGILDRESTMESDVGSGHPFDQTSSSGSSVYSR; encoded by the exons ATGAATTGCTTCCCTTGTTGTGCCCCTAAGAAAAGCCTAAGCAAGAGGGAGCATGAGCCTCCACCACCCGAACCTGTACCAGTAAAAGCACCAG aaatgaagaaacaaaaatCCGATGATCAAATGACAGTTGACCCAGAAAATATTAAGGTAAAGGCTTTTACGTTCCGTGAGCTAGCAACAGCAACAAAGAATTTCCGACAGGATTGCCTGTTGGATGAAGGAGGTTTCGGAAGACTATACAAAGGAATAATTCCTGCCACCGGCCAG ATTGTGGCCGTGATGCAACTCGACCGAAATGGGATCGGTAAGGAATTTCTGGGTGATGTTGCGGAGCTAAGTATGTTGCAGCACGAAAATCTGGTGAATATCATTGGTTATTGTTCCGATGGAGATCAACGTCTTTTAGTTTACGAGTTGTTTGCTGGGCGCACTCTAGAAAACCGTCTTTTTG AGAATAAAGCGGATGAAGGGCCATTAAGCTGGTATGACAGAATGAAAGTAGTTGCGGGTGCTTCTAAAGGGCTAGAGTACTTGCACGAGAGTGCGGACCCCCCAATTATATTCAGGGACATGAAAGCGTCGAGCATCTTGGTGGACAATGAATTCAATGCTAAACTCCGTGATGTTGGAATGGCCAAGCTTTCTGGTGCTGACAAGATGAACAATGGACCTCCAAGACTTATGGGTACCTATGGTTACTGCGCTCCAGAGTACGTTAGAGCAGGTCAAGTCAGCATGAAATCAGATGTTTACAGTTTCGGAGTTATCTTGCTAGAGCTCATTACTGGACGAAGAGCCGTTGACACCACAAGACCAAATGAAGAGCAGAATCTAGTTGCATGG GCAACACCCTTATTCAGGGACCCAAAGAGATATCCAGACATGGCAGATCCGGTTCTTAATAAGAACTTCCCAGCAAAAGATCTGAATCAAGTTGTTGCAATAGCATCCATGTGCTTACAGGAGGAAGCAGAAGCCCGTCCTTTGATCAGTGACGTTGTAACTGCTCTCAGTTTTCTTTCCGCTGCTCCTGTTGCTGCACCCCGAAAGAGTAGTGCTGGTGAAAGCGATGGTGAAGCAGTATCTAGAAAGGGGAGCCGTAGATCATCAGTAGATAGCCAACATGGTTCTGATGGCCAACTTCCGCCAGCGATGTCCTCTAAACCTAGCCGCAAAAGCAGCAGCAGATCAAGGAAGGGAACAGATTCAGGAGATGGAAGCGTTTCTTCCAGCAGTGGGAAATCGCCGGGTGATTTAAGCCACAAGAGTAGCAAAAAATCTTCACTAAAACTGTTAAGCCAGAAGATAAGCGAAAAATCTTCTGAGGAAGATTTAAACCGGAAGAGCAGCAAAAAGTCCTCCACCAAAGATTTAAGCCAGAAGAAGAGCAGCAAAAAGTCTTCCATTTTGGGCCACAAGAGCAGTAAAAAATCTTCCAGCAGAGTTTCGAGCCACAAGAGTAGCAAAGATTCAGACGATGGAAGCATTTCCTCAAGCTGCCGTAGCAGCAGTGTGGCCTCAGATGATGATGTGTCAGAGCGTAGCAGCATTAGGCTCGCTGACTCCATTAACAACAGCAGAAGGACAGAGGATGGGATATTAGACCGTGAAAGCACCATGGAATCTGATGTGGGAAGTGGTCACCCTTTTGACCAAACTAGCAGCAGTGGATCAAGTGTTTATtctcgataa
- the LOC137817214 gene encoding uncharacterized protein isoform X2: protein MHQRKAEMAKHSDAFIALPDLWQANFRKDLYSLPSGSVFIDCLCFGSYSNSRKRSRTSDEEKGYKAICGPEDKKLLKFEGNEDYEDNLEEE, encoded by the exons ATGCATCAAAGGAAGGCAGAGATGGCCAAGCATTCAGATGCCTTTATTGCCTTACCAG ACTTGTGGCAAGCCAATTTTAGAAAG gATCTGTATTCATTGCCTTCAGGATCTGTATTCATTGATTGCCTTTGCTTTGGCAG TTATTCAAACAGTAGAAAGAGATCTAGAACCAGTGACGAGGAAAAGGGTTATAAGGCAATTTGTGGCCCTGAAGATAAAAAGCTCCTTAAG TTTGAAGGCAATGAAGACTATGAAGacaatcttgaagaagaataa
- the LOC137817214 gene encoding uncharacterized protein isoform X1, with the protein MHQRKAEMAKHSDAFIALPDYNCGSNNLFFGIMEIQTCGKPILERICIHCLQDLYSLIAFALAVIQTVERDLEPVTRKRVIRQFVALKIKSSLSLKAMKTMKTILKKNKFIDM; encoded by the exons ATGCATCAAAGGAAGGCAGAGATGGCCAAGCATTCAGATGCCTTTATTGCCTTACCAG ATTATAATTGTGGGagcaataatttattttttggtatCATGGAGATACAGACTTGTGGCAAGCCAATTTTAGAAAG gATCTGTATTCATTGCCTTCAGGATCTGTATTCATTGATTGCCTTTGCTTTGGCAG TTATTCAAACAGTAGAAAGAGATCTAGAACCAGTGACGAGGAAAAGGGTTATAAGGCAATTTGTGGCCCTGAAGATAAAAAGCTCCTTAAG TTTGAAGGCAATGAAGACTATGAAGacaatcttgaagaagaataaatttattgatATGTAG
- the LOC137817214 gene encoding cytokinin riboside 5'-monophosphate phosphoribohydrolase LOG1-like isoform X3 has protein sequence MHQRKAEMAKHSDAFIALPDYNCGSNNLFFGIMEIQTCGKPILESYSNSRKRSRTSDEEKGYKAICGPEDKKLLKFEGNEDYEDNLEEE, from the exons ATGCATCAAAGGAAGGCAGAGATGGCCAAGCATTCAGATGCCTTTATTGCCTTACCAG ATTATAATTGTGGGagcaataatttattttttggtatCATGGAGATACAGACTTGTGGCAAGCCAATTTTAGAAAG TTATTCAAACAGTAGAAAGAGATCTAGAACCAGTGACGAGGAAAAGGGTTATAAGGCAATTTGTGGCCCTGAAGATAAAAAGCTCCTTAAG TTTGAAGGCAATGAAGACTATGAAGacaatcttgaagaagaataa